A window from Thiosulfatimonas sediminis encodes these proteins:
- the rplI gene encoding 50S ribosomal protein L9 — translation MNVILLEKVQNLGNLGDQVSVKSGYARNFLIPQGKAKAATEANVAEFEARRADLEAAAAAELAVAQGIYENLNGQVITVAAVAGDEGKLFGSVGTQDIADALKASGFDVERRSVRMPEGVLRFVGTFEIDVQLHTDVVATITVEVKALEA, via the coding sequence ATGAATGTAATTCTGCTTGAAAAAGTTCAAAATCTTGGAAATCTAGGTGACCAAGTTTCTGTTAAATCGGGCTACGCTCGTAACTTTCTTATCCCACAAGGTAAGGCAAAAGCGGCAACTGAAGCAAACGTTGCTGAATTTGAAGCACGTCGTGCAGACTTAGAAGCTGCAGCGGCTGCTGAGCTAGCGGTTGCGCAAGGTATTTACGAAAACCTAAACGGTCAAGTAATCACTGTTGCTGCGGTTGCCGGTGACGAAGGTAAATTGTTCGGTTCTGTTGGCACTCAAGACATTGCTGATGCACTTAAAGCATCTGGTTTTGACGTTGAGCGTCGCAGTGTTCGTATGCCAGAGGGTGTTCTACGTTTCGTTGGTACTTTCGAAATTGACGTTCAACTACATACGGATGTTGTTGCAACCATCACGGTTGAAGTTAAAGCACTAGAAGCTTAA